CGAATGCCTCTTAGCTGGTCGCTTGCACCGTCTAGTACTGTGCCATTCTCATCAATGCTCATTTTAATTGTTTGTTCTACCTCAGGAAGAGGCATTAGTTTTTCGATATGTTCAGTTATAATTGGAAGCTGTAAATCTTCGTCTTCTACTACTTGCTCGATAAATTGCTTGACTTGTCTTGCAGCATAAATAGTACTTGCTACATCAAGAAGTTCATTAGAGCTTAGCGTTCCTCCAATTTCAGCGCGCTTTACGCTAGGTCGAACGTCAAAGATGCCTCCTAGCGGTACGTTGCCACGCAATCGCAGCACGGTTGTAGCTTCATCTGTTGCTTCCTGCCATTTGACTACTTCTTCATACTGAGTCGAGGGAATCAAATTCGCTACTTTTTCTCGGCCTAAAGAAGAAGCTACTTTTTTCTGAAGCTGTTCCTTAACTTTATTAAACTCTAGTACATGGAAAATACGTGATTGCAAAACTGATTCCTCCTGTTGCTTATTTATGTCGATTTAAAAAGGCGGTTAATTCTTTGAGGCTATACGTATTTAATACCGTTTCTGGTTTAAGCCAGCCTTTAATTCCCGTAGATATTCCAATTTCCATATGCTCTAGCATGTCTAGATTGTGAGCATCTGTATTAATTGCAATTTTAACTCCTGCCTCTTGTGCTTTTTTTATGTGCTCAGCGGCTAAATCTAAACGGTTTGGATTCGCGTTTAGTTCAAGAGCCGTTTTTGTTTCCTTAGCTAATTCAATTAGCATATCAATATCTACATCATATCCGTTGCGGCGACCAATCAAACGACCGGTCGGATGAGCGATTAAATCTACATGAACATTATTTAACGCTTGCTTTAAACGATTCATAATTTCTTCGCGTGATTGTGAAAAACTAGAGTGAATGGACGCAATAACAAAATCTAGCTCAGCTAGCATTTCATCATCATAATCAAGTGTTGCATCGGGCAAAATATCCATTTCAATTCCTGCTAGTATTGTAAAATCATCGAACTGTGCGTTTAAACGATTAATTTCTTCACGCTGTTTGCGAATGCGTTCAGGCGTTAGACCGTTAGCTACTTTTAAATACTGAGAGTGGTCTGTAATCGCCATGTATTCATAGCCTCGCGCGCGACATGCTTCCGCCATTTCTTCAATTGAATACGCCCCGTCGCTCCACGTGGAGTGCATATGCAAATCACCTTTTACCGCACCGTAGGTCACAAGTGTTTGAGGTTTTATAAATGCATCTACTTCCGTTCCATCTTCACGAAGTTCCGGCGGAATAAAAGACAGCCCAAAATGTTCATAGAATGCTTGTTCAGACTCAAATGTCATAACTTCGCCTGTCTCCGCATTTTCAACGCCATACTCGCTAATTTTTTCACCGCGTTCTTTTGCTAATTGACGCATGCGCACATTATGATCTTTTGATCCTGTAAAATGATGAAGCGTCGTGGCAAACGCTTTATCTTCTACAAGACGAAAATCCACGGACACATCGTACTCATAGGCTAACGTTACCGATACTTTTGTATCTCCATTTGCAATGACATCCTTCACATTTGGCAGCGATACTAGCTGTTCACGGACAGCATGAGGCTCAGCTGTTGAAATAATAAAATCAAGATCTTTTACAGTTTCTCTCATGCGGCGAATGCTCCCTGCTTGAGAAAAACGCTCAATGCTATGCATATGTTTAAGGGCTTCTAAAATTTCTTCTGCTATTGGAAGCATAAAAGCAAGAGGCAAACGATCAGGACGTTTCCCAAACTCCTCAATAGCAGCGATAATTTTCTCTTCCGTCTTTTTACCAAAACCGCTTAGTCCCTGCACTCGATTTTCCATACAGGCCTGATGCAGTGATTCCATGTCTTTAATATCTAGCTCTTTATATAATTTAGCGATTTTTTTACCTCCAAGCCCCGGCAGCTTAAGCAGAGGAATAAGTCCTTCAGGAACTTCTTGCTTTAGTTCTTCTAGTACGCTTGACTCATTTGTTTCCATATACTCTGTAATAACTGCAGCCGTTCCTTTACCAATCCCTTGGAGCTTGGTAAAATCCTCAATCTCTGTCAGCGTTCTCTCGTCCATTTCTAGCGCTGCAGCTGCTTTTCGAAAAGCAGAAATTTTAAAAGGGTTATCTCCTTTTAATTCCATATATGTAGCAATTGTTTCTAACAATTTAATAATATCCTTTTTATTCATATCTTTTCACCAGCCTATTATCATAATAACGAAACT
The genomic region above belongs to Priestia megaterium and contains:
- the polX gene encoding DNA polymerase/3'-5' exonuclease PolX, with amino-acid sequence MNKKDIIKLLETIATYMELKGDNPFKISAFRKAAAALEMDERTLTEIEDFTKLQGIGKGTAAVITEYMETNESSVLEELKQEVPEGLIPLLKLPGLGGKKIAKLYKELDIKDMESLHQACMENRVQGLSGFGKKTEEKIIAAIEEFGKRPDRLPLAFMLPIAEEILEALKHMHSIERFSQAGSIRRMRETVKDLDFIISTAEPHAVREQLVSLPNVKDVIANGDTKVSVTLAYEYDVSVDFRLVEDKAFATTLHHFTGSKDHNVRMRQLAKERGEKISEYGVENAETGEVMTFESEQAFYEHFGLSFIPPELREDGTEVDAFIKPQTLVTYGAVKGDLHMHSTWSDGAYSIEEMAEACRARGYEYMAITDHSQYLKVANGLTPERIRKQREEINRLNAQFDDFTILAGIEMDILPDATLDYDDEMLAELDFVIASIHSSFSQSREEIMNRLKQALNNVHVDLIAHPTGRLIGRRNGYDVDIDMLIELAKETKTALELNANPNRLDLAAEHIKKAQEAGVKIAINTDAHNLDMLEHMEIGISTGIKGWLKPETVLNTYSLKELTAFLNRHK